The following DNA comes from Sandaracinaceae bacterium.
CTTCCGCGATGGCGCGACCCACGCGCTCGACGAGGCGGCGCGCGAAGCGGCTGGGCTACCGGACACCGGCATGGCGCGCGTGCTGTTCGATGCGCTCTCCGCGCAGCTGTGGAGCTGACGGCGGTACTACCCCGCCACCTGCGCGGTCCACGCCGGCAGGTTGTAGTAGTTGGTCACCCGCGTGATGCGTCCGTCCGCGATCTCGAAGAACGCTCCAGCCGGGAGCGTGTACGTCTGCCCGTTGGCCGCGGGCAGGCCCTCGTCCGTGGCCATGTACTCGCCGTGCACCACGAACTCGGCGGCGGCCCGCGTCCCGTCCGGGGTCTGCATGACCACGATGTCCGAGAGGCGCTCGCGGTAGCAGCGGCTCATCTTGGCCATGAACGACGCGAACGCGGTCGCGCCCACCTGCCGCTCGCCCTGGTTGACGTCGTGCACCACGTCGTCGGCCAGGAGCGCCAGGAAGGCGGGCATGTCGTCGGCGTTGAAGGCGGCGTAGTACGCCTGGACGAGCTCGGTCGCGGTCATGGGTCTCTCCGGGGTGTGCTCGCGGCGCTTGGGCCGCGGGCCCCGCATGATAGATTCGGCGCCGCTCATGGACATCCAATTGCTGCACGGGTCCGGCATCGCGCCCTACATCGACGAGGTGGCGCGCCTGCGCATCACCGTCTTCCGCGACTTCCCCTACCTGTACGACGGCACCGTCGAGTACGAGGCCGAGTACCTGGCGACCTACGTGCGCAGCGAGGACAGCCTGTGCGTGCTGGTGCGCGACGGCGACCAGGTGGTGGGCGCCTCGACGGCGCTCCCGCTCGAAGACGAGTCCGAGGCCTTCCAGCGCCCCTTCGTTTCCGCCGGCTGGGACGTGCCGCGCATCTTCTATTACGCCGAGTCGGTGCTGCTGCCCGCCTACCGCGGCACAGGGCTCGGGGTGCGCTTCTTCGAGGAGCGCGAGGCCCACGCGCGCCGCCTCGGGCGCTTCGGCTACTGCGCCTTCTGCGCCGTCCAGCGCCCCGCCGACCACCCGCGACGCCCGGCGGACTACGTGCCCCTCGACGCCTTCTGGGCCCGGCGCGGTTACCAGCATCACCCCGAGCTGCACACCGAGTACCGCTGGCGCGATCTCGATGAAGAGAGCGAGTCGCCGAAGCCGATGTCCTTCTGGATCAAGCCCCTCGATCCGAGCTGACCAAGGGCCCGACGGGAGGACCGCCGCACCCTGGACGGGCGCCCGGGCGTGCGGCCGTCATCGAGAGCGCTGCAGCGCTGCGTCAGCTTCTGTCAGCATGGTCCGGGGGCTTGCCGCCCCGCCCTTGCGGGCAACACGCTGGCGCCCCACGATGCTCGCCCATGTCCCCCCCGGCCATCCTCTCCATCACGGGTCTGAGCAAGGTCTACGCGTCCGGTCAGCACGCCCTCGACGACGTCAACCTCGACATCCAGCGCGGCGAGATCTTCGCGCTGCTGGGCCCCAACGGAGCCGGCAAGACCACGCTCATCGGCATCGTGTGCGGCATCGTCAACGCCACCTCGGGCCGCGTGCTGGTGGATGGGCACGACGCTTCGAAGGACTTCCGGGCCGCGCGCAAGAAGGTCGGCCTCGTCCCGCAGGAGCTCACGACGGACGCGTTCGAGACCGTCTGGGCCACCGTCAATTTCAGCCGCGGCCTGTTCGGCAAGCCCAAGGACCCGGCGCTGATCGAGCGCATCCTGCGCGACCTGTCGCTGTGGGACAAACGCGACAGCAAGATCATGACGCTCTCGGGCGGCATGAAGCGGCGCGTCATGATCGCCAAGGCCCTCTCCCACGAACCCCAGCTGCTGTTCCTGGACGAGCCCTCCGCGGGCGTGGACGTCGAGCTGCGCCGCGACATGTGGGCGCTCGTGCGGCGCCTGCGCGACCAAGGGGTCACCATCATCCTCACCACGCACTACATCGAGGAGGCTGAGGAGATGGCGGACCGCGTGGGCGTCATCCGCAAGGGGCAGCTCATCCTGGTGGAGGACAAGCACACGCTGATGAACAAGCTGGGCACGAAGGAGCTCCGCCTTTCGCTGCAGCAGCCCCTCGAGGCCATCCCCGAGGCGCTCGCCGAGTACCCGCTGGCGCTGGTCGACGAGGGGCGCGAGCTGGTCTTCACCTTCGACGCGCAGCAGGAGGAGACGGGCATCGCGCCCATGCTGCGCCGGCTCCACGAGCACGGCATCGACTTCAAGAGCCTGCAGTCCAGTGAGTCCTCGCTCGAGGACATCTTCGTTCGCCTCGTGAAGGAGGGCGCATGAACCGTCACGCCGTCGCCGCCATCTATCGCTTCGAGATGGCTCGCACCTTCCGCACGCTGATGCAGAGCATCGCGTCTCCCGTGCTGTCCACGTCCCTCTACTTCATCGTGTTCGGCGCGGCCATCGGCTCGCGCATGGGCGCGGTGGACGGCGTGGACTACGGCGCCTTCATCATCCCCGGGCTGGTCATGCTGTCGCTGCTGAGCGAGAGCATCAGCAACGCCTCCTTCGGCATCTACATGCCCAAGTGGTCCGGCACCATCTACGAGCTGCTCTCCGCGCCCGTGGCCTTCACGGAGATCGTGCTGGGCTATGTCGGTGCGGCGGCCACCAAGGCCATGATGGTGGGCACGCTCATCCTCGTCACCGCGCGGCTCTTCGTGGACTACGAGGTGCAGCACCCGCTCCTGATGGTGGGCTTCCTCGCGCTCACCGCGGTGACGTTCAGCCTGTTCGGGTTCCTCATCGGTCTGTGGGCCAACAGCTTCGAGCAGCTGCAGGTGATCCCGCTCATGGTGGTCACCCCGCTCACGTTCCTCGGCGGGAGCTTCTACTCCATCGACATGCTCCCGCCTTTCTGGCAGAAGGTCGCGCTGGTCAACCCGGTCGTCTACCTCATCAGCGGCTTCCGCTACAGCTTCTATGGGGTCTCGGACGTCAGCCCGGGCGTCAGCCTGGCCATGGTGCTGGTGTTCCTCACCGTGTGTGGCGGTATCGTGCGCTACATGGTGACGACGGGCTACAAGCTCAAGTCCTAGCCGTCTTCGAACGTTGGCTCAGCTGCCGGCGCGACAGAAGGGGCCGTTCGAGAACAGGCTGCCAGCGCGCATCAGGGCGCGAGCTCCTGTGCGAAGTGCAGAATGTACCAGGCTACGCCGAGCACGATCAGCATCACCGTGGCCGCGACCAGAGGCCACATCTGCGCGCCACGGCCCCCCACGTCGCGCGAGAAACGGTCGCGGTAGAAGCGCCCGCCGCTGCGCCTGCGCAGCTTGGTCTGCACGCCGCGCAAGAGATCCACCGACGGGGCCACGGCCTCGTCCGCCTGTGCGATGGCGGCGGCTTCGTCCAGCACGTCGCGCAGCTCCTCGTACTCGGCGCGGAGCTGCGGGTCGGCCTCCAGGGCCGCGTGGAACGCCGCCCGCTGCGCGGTGTCCAGCGCGTCGTCCAGCGCCTCGGGGAACAGGTCTCGGGCTTCGTCGGAGGTCATGGCTCACCTTCTGTCGGTCCGCGCTCCCCATGCTGCAGCTGCCGCACCTTGTCCACCAGCGCGAGCCGCGCGCGGTGCAGGCGGCTCTTGACCGTGCCCGACGCCAGGCCGGTCACTTCCTGGATCTCCTCGTAGGAGAGCTGCTGCACGTCCCGCAGCACCACCAGCTCGCGGTGCTCGTCGGGGAGCTCGCGCAGCGCCCGCTGGATGATGCTCTCGGTCTCGCGCGCCTCGAGCGCATGATCGGGGCGCGGCACCTGGTGGCTGGTGTTCATGCTGGCGCTCTCGATGCCCTCGCGGTCTCCGACCTCGTCGAACTCCTTGTGGGACCCCCGCGCCCTCCGCTTCATGTACTTGAGGCGGTTCTTCGCGTGGTTGATGGCCACCCGGTAGATCCAGGTGCTCAGCTTGCTGTCGCCGCGGAACTGGTCGATGGCCTTGAAGACCGTGACGAACACCTCCTGCGCCAGGTCCTCGGCCTCGGCCTCGTCGCCCAGCATGCGCAGCACCACGCGGTACACGCGGCCTTGATACAGCCGGACCAGCTCGTTGAACGCCGCCTCGTCGCGACGCCTCAAACGCAAGACGAGCTGTTCTTCGTAACCCTCGGGCATGACCACGTGAAATTGCGCAGCCGCCGCGGCACGATCGAGCTCCGTCATCAAGTCCACGGTCGGTGGACACCAGCGTTGCCCGGCGGTTCCCGGCATCGTACACGAAGCGCGGCCCCGCACATCATGCGCGTCGACGCTCACGGTCGCTCACCCGCGCACGCCCCCCCTGCCGGACAACGCTCCCCCGCGCGGCGCGCCTCACGGTTGACGTGGCCCGCAAGGCTCCGCACGCTGTGCCCGTGTCGCACGCTCGTCCGCCTCGCGCGTCCCTCCCGAGCCCCGGCGCGTCTCACGTGCCCGTGCGGGCCGGCGTGCTCGGAGGGCTGCTGGGGCTGCTGCTGGGGCTGCTGGGCTGTGACGCGCCGCGGACCATCAGCGACGCGTCCGTGGAGCAAGGCGCCACCGATCTGGGCAGCGCCGACGGCGCCGTCACGGACTTCGGCGTGGACGTCGGCCCGCCCCCGGACTTCGGCGTGCTCCCAGACCTCGGCATCCCCCCCACCCAGGACACGGACGGCGACGGGCTGTGCGACGTGCGCGAGATCGTCCGGGGGACGCGCGTCGACGAGTCGGACACAGACGGCGACGAGGTGCCCGACTACTTCGAGTTCATCCTCGGCACCAACCCCCTGGACCCCAGCACCCCCACGATGGGCGAGCTCCTCTTCCTGCCCGAGTCACTCGGGGCCAGCACGAGCATGGGTGTCCGACGCCGCATCGTCGGCGCGGGCGAGGACTACAGTGGCGCGTTCGTGGCCTACCCGGTGTACGACCCCGAAGGGCTCAGCGGGGACTCGTTCTTCGTGCGCGCGTTCGCGACGTCGGCCGAGCCCATGGGCAACGTCGCCCTCGTCGTGCCGGAGGAGGAGCGCTACTACGGCGTGGTGGGCTCGACGGAGCTCGGCTTCGAGGTGGAGCTGGCCGTGCCGAGCGGCTTCCTGCCACGCGGCTGTGGGCGCATCTACCCGCTGCGCTACGACATCAAGCGCAGCGATGGACGGTTCGCCGGAGGCGACCGTCGCTTCTTGGTCGTGCTGCCGGTGGCCGGCAGCTTCGCGGATGGTCCTTGGTGCTTCCCCCCGAGCTGCATATGAGCGGGTGCGCGTGACGGCGGACGCCGACCGCGACGCACTCATGCGCACGCTGCTCGCCGACGGTGTCGACGTCGACGCCGATCCGCGCAGCTCGCTCGGTCGCGGTCTTCCCTCGAGTCGCGCGCCTGCGCCGAGCGACCTGCCTGCTGCGATCGTGGGGGCCAGCGACGGCGCCGAGTACCAGTTGGACTACGTACTCGGCGAAGGAGGCATGGCGACGGTGTGGTTGGCTCGGCAGCGCGCGCTCGCGCGAGAGGTCGCCGTCAAGCGCGCGCACTCCCCCAGCGAGGGGGGCGCGAAGCAGCTGCTGCGCGAGGCCGTGCTCACGGGTCAGCTGGAGCACCCCAACATCGTCCCCGTGCATGCGGTCGTGCAGGACGCCGAGGGGCCCGCCGTAGTGATGAAGCGCGTGAGCGGGCGCACGTGGGAGGAGCTCATCGAGGACGGAGCGCCCCTCGAGCGGCACCTCGAGATCATGTTGCAGGTCTGCCAGGCCTGCGCCTTCGCCCACAGCCGCGGCGTCATCCACCGCGACGTGAAGCCCGACAACGTGATGATTGGCGACTTCGGCGAGGTCTACCTGCTGGACTGGGGCGTCGCCGTGCGGGCTGACGCAGCCGTCGCACACAAGCTGGCAGGCACCCCCGCGTACATGGCGCCCGAGATGACCCGCGGACGTTGCGACGAGCGCTCCGACGTGTTCCTGCTCGGCGCCAGCTTGCATCACGCCGTCACGGGGGCGCCGCGCCACCGTGGCGAGAGCATGCTCGAGACCGTCGCGGCGGCCATGCGCTGCGCTCCGTTCGCCTACGAACCGAGCGTCCCCGACGAGCTCGCTGGCATCCTCTCGACGGCGTGTGCGCGAGAGCCAAGCGAGCGCTTTCCGACGGTCGACGCGCTGCGCGAGGCGCTGCTGGCGCTTCGGGAGCACCGCGCGGCCTCGCGGTTGGTCGCCACTGGGACCGCGCGCGCCGAGCAGCTGGCGGAACTCGCGCGCGACCCCTCCAAGGCCGACTACAGCCAGGCGCAGGCCCTCTTCACCGAGACGCGCTTCGCGTTCGAGCAAGCCCGCGAGGTTTGGCCCGAGCACCCCGAGGCGGGCGCGGGACTGCGCGCTTCGGTGGCCCAGATGGTACGGTTCGAGCTCACGCTGGAGCATGTGGACGCAGCCTTCGCCCTCTTCGAGACGCTCCCAGCGGAGAGCGTCGAGCGCTTGGCCCTGAGCGAGTGCATGGAGGCGGCCAGGGACGCGCGGAGCGCGCGCGCGTCACACGTCCTGGCCCTCGAACGTGACCGCGATCTCTCCTTCGGAGCGGGCCCTCGTGCGCGGGCGGCGTTGGCGCTGTCCGTCGGGGTGCTCGTGCTGACGCTCGGCTTGTCCCTCGACCGCCTCGATCGGCCGGGGTTCCAGCCGTCGACCGGACGCCTGGTGTTCGTCGGCGCCTGTGTCTTGGCCGTGATGGTCGCCGTCGTCGCCGCCTGGCGTCGGCGCGGCGCGTTCAACCTCGTCAACCGCCGTATCGCTCAGCTCTGCATCGGCACGCTGGCCCTCAGCTTCCTGCAACGCTTCGCCGGGCACCTCGCAGGCAGCGGCGTGCCCGCCGTGCTGCTTACGGATGCGTTCCTGCTTGCGGCGGGAGGCTTCGCGCTCTCGGCGTTTCATCGCGCTGGGGGCGTGCTCGCGGCGCTCAGCCTCGGGGTCGCCTTCGCGGGCGCCCTGCGCCCTGCCATCCTCGACGAGCTGTTCATCGGCCTGTCCGTCTGCATACCGCTCGTAGCGCTGCTCTCTGCGCGGTGGGGACCCACGGCGAGCGGCTGACGAGCCGCACGGCCTCCGGGGTGTCCACCTCGCACGCCAGCCGCCCTCGCGCGCGGGGCGTGACATGCGAGCTGAACCCTTTCCCAAGGCGCGCTGCCCCCGTACGCTCTCCGCGATGACTACGCCCGTCCAGCGCCTCCTGCTCGCGCTCACGCTCCCGTGGATCAGCCTCGTCACGACAAGCTGCGCCAGTGACGTCCGCACCACCGGGAGCTTCGAGCTCGCGGATGGGACGACGGTCGTCGTCGACGGTGATGGGAGCGTCGTGATCGCGGACGCCACCCACACCCTCTTTCGCAGCCGTGGCGCTGGGCTCGCGACCGTCGCGAACGACACCAGTTTTCGTACCTTGCTCGGGGGATACGACTTCAGCGACACGGAAGTCGCGCGGGCCACGCTCGATCAGGTGACAGGCATCACCTCGTCGGACGCCGGGGTGCGGATCACGCTGGGTTCCAGCGCGGTCGCGGAGGTCCGCGGCGTGTTGGACGTCAGCGTGGTCGTCGCCGGGGAGACGACCCGCGCGCGCCTGGTGGTGACCGGCCTACCGGGCTCCACCACGACCGAGCTGCGCCTCGCGTGCGACGAGCAGGCCACGTTCCTGGGCTTCGGCGCGCAATACAACGCGACCGATCAGCGGGGGGAGTCCTTCGACCTGTTCGTCGAGGAGCAGGGGATCGGTCGACGCGGGGGGCTGCCACTGATGGGCAACGCGCACAGCACCTACTTCCCGGTCCCCTCTTGGCTCGACGCGCGTGGCTTCGGTGTCGCGCTCGAGACCGAGGCGCGCGTGAGCGTGGACGTGTGCGCTGCGGACGACACGGTCATGCGCGTCTCCGTCCACAGCGCCCAGCCCGCCGACCTGCTGCTGTTCCACGGCCCCACGGCGCGCGACGTGATCCGCGAGGTGGGTGACCACTTCGGGCGCTCGCAGGCCCCGCCGGCCTGGGGCTTCGGCCCGTGGGTGGGCATCCAAGGGGGCAGCGCGGCCGTGCTCGCGGAGGCGGACGCGCTCGACGCAGCGGGCGTGCCGTTCACCGCGCTGTGGGCGCAGGACTGGACCGGCAAGCGCTCGTTCGTGACGGGCATGGAGGACGTGGGGGTGCAGTACCGCTGGACCGCAGACGACACGCTCTACCCCGACCTCGCGGGGCTCATCAGCACGCTGCACGACCGCGACATCCGCTTCCTCGGCTACGCCAACCCCTTCGTGCAGCTGAACCTGCCCGATCACGCACAGGACATGATCGACATGGGGCTGGTGGCCCTCGACGCCGACGGCGAGCCCTACACCTTCACGTCGCCCGCGGTCAGCCCGGCCGTGTCGCCAGACTTCACCAACCCCGCCACGGGTGAGTACATCAAGGGCTACCTGCGCGCGATGATCACCACCTACGGCATGGACGGCTGGATGGCCGACTTCGGCGAGTGGGCGCCCGTGGACGCCGTGCTGAGCACCGGGCGCGACCCGATGCTGGCGCACAACACCTTCCCCACCGAGTGGCATGCCTTGTCGCGCGAGGTGTTCGAGGAGCTGCGGCCGGACGGTGACTGGGCGGTGTTCACGCGCTCCGGCTGGGCGGGCGAGCAGGGCACGGCGCAGATCGTCTGGATCGGCGACCAAGAGGCGGACTTCCTGCCGAGTGACGGACTGCCAACGGTCGTGCCCGCGCTCATCAACCTCGGGCTCACGGGGCTGCCCTTCGTGACCCACGACATCGCTGGCTTCAGCGGCGGGCCCAGCACGAAGGAGCTCTGGCTGCGCTGGTGCGAGCTGGGCGCGTTCACGCCCGTCATGCGCACCCACGAGGGGCTCAAGCGCTCGCTCAACTGGAACTGGGACGGGGACGCCGAGACCACGGCGCACTTCCGCCGCTTCGCGCGCATCCACGAGCTGCTGCTCCCAGAGCTGATGACCCTCGCCGCCGAAGCCGCCAGCAGCTCGCTGCCGATGCTGCGGCACCTCACGCTGGTGTTCCCCGAGGACGAGGGCAGCCGCACGGTGGCGGACCAGTTCATGCTGGGGGACACCCTGCTGGTGGCGCCCGTGGTCACGGAGGGCGCCGTCACGCAGAGCGTCTACCTCCCCCCGGGCAGCTGGTTCCACGTATGGACGGGCGACACCTACACGGGGGGTCAGCGCGTCACGGTGGACGCGCCCATCGGCCAGCCCCCCGTGTTCTCGCTGGGCACCGACCGCGCCGACATCCGCGCGGTCAGCGACCAGTTGACCCCCTGACTCCACGCGTCCTCCGCGGACGTGCGCTCCCGCGTGTCAGCGGCCGCGACCGCCCATCCCGTGTCCGCGATGACGCCCGTTGTCGCGGTGATCCATCCCGTGGCCCCGGTGCAGCCCGTTGTCGTGGTGGCTCATCCCGCGACCGCCGCCTTGAATCACGACGGAGCCATGCGGAACGGGGTGCGAGATCCGCACGTCCACGCGCGGAGGCGGAGGTGCCTGCACGCGGACCTCGACGCGCGCCGACGGAGGCGGGGGCGCCGAGGCGACGACGCGCACGTTCGGGCCGGGCGCGTGCACCACGGCGCGTCCGCGCGGGCCGCGCCCGTGGTGGTGGACCCGCACGCTGCCGCGGTGTCGCCGACCGTTGTGTCGCACCTCGACGCGGAACGGCTGCGTGCGCACGTCGACGCGAGGGGGCAGGGGCGCCACGTACACACGCCGTGTCGCGTCCCACCGCATCACGACGGGCGTGCGCTGGCTCTCCACGTACACCTCGACGCGCGGTGGGGGGGACGCGACGTAGACGCCGGACGAGTCCGCGATGGTGGCGTGCAGCTCACCGTCCACCGGCGCTACCTCGAAGCCGTAGTCACCCGCGACCACCACCGTCCCGTCCAAGCGGCTCGCCGGGGTGACGATCGCGTGGGACGTGCGGCCCTGGTCCACCACGTGCCCGCCCGTCTCGTACTCCACCGTGAGCGCGCCCGGCGCTGGCCGCGCGGTCGGTCCCAGCTGCGCCACGTAGTGCCCCTGGTCCTCGACGTACTGAAGCTCCACGCGCTGGGGGTTGGGCTGTCCCACCCCGACGTTCACGTAGAGCTTGCCGTTGGGCACCCGCGCAGCCTCGTCGGGCAGGAAGGCGTGCACGCTCCCGTCCGCGTCGACGCGCACCTCGGGCGCCATCGGACCCACCAGCAACACCTGGCCGCCGTTGGCGGGCACGGGCGCGACCGGCACCTGGTTGAGCGTGATCACGCTGGGCGGCGCGCCCACGGGTTGCACCGTGACCTGCACGTCGCGCGGCGCGGGCGGCAGGGCCACTCCCGCGCTGCCCTCGAAGACGCGCAGGTCGTTGTCCCAGCGCAGTGGGACGGTGCGGGGCTGCCCGTCGGTGGCGCTCACTTGTACGCTCACACTCCCGGTGGTGACGACCGAGCCATCGGGACCGCGCACCTCCGCGAGCACGAGGCCGTCTGTGCGGGGCATGACCTCGACGACGCTCGGGCCTGCGATGGCCACCTTGCCTCCGAACTGGGGGGCGACGGCGGCCGGTGTGATGCCGACGAGCGCGGCTTGAGCGAGCAGGCTGCCGGGGGCGCCGAGCGCGCTGGGGGCAGCGCCGGTGGGCGGCGGAGGCGGGTCAGCGGCCTGGGAGCACGCGGCCAAGAGGGCCGTGGCACCGAACAAGAAGGCGTTGGACTGTCTCATCGCCACAGCATCACCCTGGTCCGGGATGGGGGAAAGCCCGAACACGAGGCAAAAGTACGCAAAATGCGCGAATTTTGGCGGCGCCCACGGAAGGATCGCGTGGCGCCGGAACGGCATCGGCCTGGCTATCCAGACGGCCTCGACTGCGTATGAGCCCGTCGAGGGCGGACCGGATGTCCATCGACGCGGCTCCTAGTAGGCGACCCGCACGAGCCCTTCACGCACCAGACGCCGGATCAGCACCAGCTTGCCGCCATCGTCCAGGTCACCGGGTAGGTCCGCGACGCGGTAGCTGCCTTCCTGGAGCGCGAACTCCAGCGGCTCCGCCGCGAAGATGGGCAGCGTCAGGTTGCCGCCGTAGCAGCTCACCGTCACCTGCTCATCGGTCTTGCGCACCCGGTACAGAAGCGCCGGTCGCGGGCTGCATTGGGACTCCAGGCTGAGCTCCGGCAGGCGCGTGACTTGCTCCAGCTGTCCTTCCAGGAGGCTGTGGCGGGTGGAGATGAGGTCGTCGGCGAACGTGTCGAGTGCGCTGTCGAAGTCGGCGTGCTCCACGATCTTCTGGAGCAGCTGCTTGAAGTGCTCGCGCGCCGCGCCGCGATCGAAGCCAGGGTCCGTGAAGCCCGGCGGCAGCGCCTGGCGGAACTCGGCGAACTTCGTGCCGACGGTCGCCGCGGCCTCGAGCACGAGCTCCATCCACGACGTGTTCAAGATGCCCACTGTGATGTGCATCGAGTGCGAGTCTTCAGTGGAGGCGTCGTGCATGACCCCGCGTGGGACGTAGAGCATCTCGCCCGCCTTGAGCGTGAAGTCCATCGTCGTCTCCTTGGGGAGATCCACGTCGGGGTCGAAGCGCATGGCGCGGAACGGCAGCTCCACGGGGGTGTCGTAGATCTTCCAGTGCTTTTCACCGGAGATCTGGAGCACGAACACGTCGTGGCTGTCCCAGTGCGAGCGCAGCCCTTGCGAGCCCGGTGGGGTGACGTAGATGTTGGCCTGGAAGCGCTGGCTCATCTCGGCTTCCATCGAGCGGCACAGGTTCGACATGCTCGGCAGGTGGGACTCCAGGTTGCCGAGGATGATCGACGAGCCATCCGCGTAGCGCTGGTACAGGCGCCCCGCGTCGATCAGACCGCTCGGGTAGGTGTAGTCCTCCTTCGTGAGCCCACCCCGCGCATCCGCCATGCTGATCTGCGGATGCGACAGGTGCAGCGTGGTGATGACACGGTCGATCATCTCCCACGTGAGGAGCTTGTCGTAATAATTCCGGTCCTCGCGCTGGACGAGGCAAGGCTTCTTTTCGAAGTAATCTCGGAGGAATTCCTCTGCGCTCAAGGGTGCGCAGAGGTAGGACAGCATGGTACGGGTGGGTGTCACGGCACGTTTGTATCAGGGGTGGCGTATCTTGGATCCGAATATCTTCTGTAAATGTTCGTCCCCAACGGTTACGCTCGCGGTCGAGTCAATTCGCCCTCGTGCGCATCCGAAATTCCAAGGAGTCCCCAATGAGCAAGAAGAAGAGCCTGTCCGAGCAAGACATCACCACCGAGCGCACCATGGGTCGTCGCGGCATGCTGCAGATGGTCGGCGGTACGCTGCTGGCCGGCGCTGCAGTGACCGCCGTGGGCGCGGTCGCCCGCGCCGAGCGCCCCTCCGAGCTGGCGAACGACAGCGATCCGAGCGACGGCGCGGGTCGTGGCCGCACCGGTCACACCGACCGTGACACCGGTGGCAACGGCGACGCGGCTGGCCGCGGCGTCTGCGCCGAGCGCGGCGTGACCGACTCCGACAGCGGTTCGGGCGCGGACGGTGCCGGTCGCGGCCGTGGGCCCTGCCGCTGAGCGGCTGACTCACGAGACGACCACAGAAAAGACCCGGGCTTCGGCTCGGGTCTTTCTTTGTGAGTGCAGGTCGGGCGCGCACTCGGCACCCTTGGCCCATGACGTTGCCTCAGCCCGACGACGTGCTCGACGCGCGCCAGCGCATTCACAAGTACGTGCGCGAGACGCCCGTGTTCACGTCGGCCTCGCTCGACGCGCTGTGCGGCGCGACGCTGTTCTTCAAGGCCGAGAACCTGCAGCGCGCGGGCGCCTTCAAGTTTCGTGGGGCCACCAATGCGGTGCTGCAGCTGGACGAGCACGCGCGAGCGCGCGGCGTGGCGACGCACTCGTCCGGCAACCACGGCGCTGCGCTTTCGCTCGCAGCGCAGCGCGCGGGCCTCTCGGCCACGGTGGTGATGCCCAACAACAGCGTC
Coding sequences within:
- a CDS encoding GNAT family N-acetyltransferase, encoding MDIQLLHGSGIAPYIDEVARLRITVFRDFPYLYDGTVEYEAEYLATYVRSEDSLCVLVRDGDQVVGASTALPLEDESEAFQRPFVSAGWDVPRIFYYAESVLLPAYRGTGLGVRFFEEREAHARRLGRFGYCAFCAVQRPADHPRRPADYVPLDAFWARRGYQHHPELHTEYRWRDLDEESESPKPMSFWIKPLDPS
- a CDS encoding ABC transporter ATP-binding protein; the protein is MSPPAILSITGLSKVYASGQHALDDVNLDIQRGEIFALLGPNGAGKTTLIGIVCGIVNATSGRVLVDGHDASKDFRAARKKVGLVPQELTTDAFETVWATVNFSRGLFGKPKDPALIERILRDLSLWDKRDSKIMTLSGGMKRRVMIAKALSHEPQLLFLDEPSAGVDVELRRDMWALVRRLRDQGVTIILTTHYIEEAEEMADRVGVIRKGQLILVEDKHTLMNKLGTKELRLSLQQPLEAIPEALAEYPLALVDEGRELVFTFDAQQEETGIAPMLRRLHEHGIDFKSLQSSESSLEDIFVRLVKEGA
- a CDS encoding nuclear transport factor 2 family protein; the encoded protein is MTATELVQAYYAAFNADDMPAFLALLADDVVHDVNQGERQVGATAFASFMAKMSRCYRERLSDIVVMQTPDGTRAAAEFVVHGEYMATDEGLPAANGQTYTLPAGAFFEIADGRITRVTNYYNLPAWTAQVAG
- a CDS encoding serine/threonine protein kinase — protein: MTADADRDALMRTLLADGVDVDADPRSSLGRGLPSSRAPAPSDLPAAIVGASDGAEYQLDYVLGEGGMATVWLARQRALAREVAVKRAHSPSEGGAKQLLREAVLTGQLEHPNIVPVHAVVQDAEGPAVVMKRVSGRTWEELIEDGAPLERHLEIMLQVCQACAFAHSRGVIHRDVKPDNVMIGDFGEVYLLDWGVAVRADAAVAHKLAGTPAYMAPEMTRGRCDERSDVFLLGASLHHAVTGAPRHRGESMLETVAAAMRCAPFAYEPSVPDELAGILSTACAREPSERFPTVDALREALLALREHRAASRLVATGTARAEQLAELARDPSKADYSQAQALFTETRFAFEQAREVWPEHPEAGAGLRASVAQMVRFELTLEHVDAAFALFETLPAESVERLALSECMEAARDARSARASHVLALERDRDLSFGAGPRARAALALSVGVLVLTLGLSLDRLDRPGFQPSTGRLVFVGACVLAVMVAVVAAWRRRGAFNLVNRRIAQLCIGTLALSFLQRFAGHLAGSGVPAVLLTDAFLLAAGGFALSAFHRAGGVLAALSLGVAFAGALRPAILDELFIGLSVCIPLVALLSARWGPTASG
- a CDS encoding ABC transporter permease, yielding MNRHAVAAIYRFEMARTFRTLMQSIASPVLSTSLYFIVFGAAIGSRMGAVDGVDYGAFIIPGLVMLSLLSESISNASFGIYMPKWSGTIYELLSAPVAFTEIVLGYVGAAATKAMMVGTLILVTARLFVDYEVQHPLLMVGFLALTAVTFSLFGFLIGLWANSFEQLQVIPLMVVTPLTFLGGSFYSIDMLPPFWQKVALVNPVVYLISGFRYSFYGVSDVSPGVSLAMVLVFLTVCGGIVRYMVTTGYKLKS
- a CDS encoding sigma-70 family RNA polymerase sigma factor — protein: MPEGYEEQLVLRLRRRDEAAFNELVRLYQGRVYRVVLRMLGDEAEAEDLAQEVFVTVFKAIDQFRGDSKLSTWIYRVAINHAKNRLKYMKRRARGSHKEFDEVGDREGIESASMNTSHQVPRPDHALEARETESIIQRALRELPDEHRELVVLRDVQQLSYEEIQEVTGLASGTVKSRLHRARLALVDKVRQLQHGERGPTEGEP